The sequence cccactgcagtgtccccagtgttGTCACAAGGTGAAGATCTcgtcctgggtgtccccagtgtcccactgcagtgtccccagtgtccccactgttGTCACAAGGTGAAGGTCTcgtcctgggtgtccccagtgtcccactgcggtgtccccagtgtccccagcgtTGTCACAAGGTGAAGATCTCGTCCTCGCTGTCCCTGAGCGCGGCCGCCCGCGGGGTCCTGGTGAGGGGCCGGGGTCCCAGCCGGGCCCCCCGAGGGGACGCGGGGACAGTCGGGGACACGCGGGGGGACGCGGGGCCACCCCCGGCCggggcggggctgcggggacacGCGGGGACAGACGGTGACACCGGGACACGGGGATGGCACTGCCACCGCCCCGGCGCCACCACATCCCCGAGCTGCCCTCTGTTGTACCCCAATCTTCTCCCAGCTTCACCCCAATTTTCCCCTTaattttatcccaatttcccccagATTTTCAACAATTTTCTCCCagtttcaccccaaattttccccccatttttttctaCATTTCTTCCTGATTTTGCCCCTGATTTTTTACAGATTTTCCCCATCCAGTTCCCCCCAGTTTGCCCCGGATTTTTCCCCCGTTTGCCCCggatttttcccagatttcccccaaatttttctcCCCAGTTCCCCCCCAGTTTGCCCCAGATTTTGCCCAGATTTctccagttccccccagtccgCACCTGGAGCCCGGGCCCTGCAGCCGCAGCGCCGCCGCCTCCTTGCAGCGCCCGATCTCGGCGTCCAAGCGCCGCAGGAAATCCGAGGCCGAGAGGTCGCGCCGGGAGCGGCCGGGACCGTCCCCGGGGCCGTCACCGGGAGTGTCCCCGGGGCTGTCACCGGGAATGTCACCGGGAGTGTCCCCGCCGGTGTCCCCGGGGCTGTCCCCGCCGGTGTCCCCGGGGCTGTCCCCGCCGGTGTCGCCGGGGCCGTGGCGCTGTCCCGGGATGAGCAGCGTGGCTCGCAGGAAGATGCTGTCCGAGGAGTAGAGGCGGTTGGCGCGCTGGATCTGCTCCATCTGCGGGACGGGACCGGGATGGCACCGGGGACAGAACGGGACAGAACGGGGACAGGGGTGGAACGGgaccagcacagggacagggataagGACACGGACCAGGACGGGCAGGCGAACCGAGCCGGGCCAGGACCGGCCCGAGATGACCCCTGGGGACCCCCATGGCCTTCCCtgcccccggtgtccccccggtgtccccgggcCGCTCACCGTCACCCCGTAGCGCAGCGCCAGCCCCTGCAGGGTGTCCCCGGGCTGCAGGCGGTGCTCCCGCGGGGCCGCCCCGGCTCCGCCGCTCCCCGCCATGGCCCGCccggggctgccggcccggGGGTCCCGCCCGGggctcccggcccggcccggccccgccgctcacgGGGAGCGCTCGGCCCCGGGCCCCGCCGAACCGGCGCGGCCTCGCGGCCCCTCCTGGGAGTGGTAGTTCCGCCCGGGCCGTCTCCGCCGCCATTCCCACGGAAGTTCCCCGGGCTCAAACTACAACTCCCATCACGCCGCGGGGTCAGAGCTGAGCGCTCGCTGATTGGCGGTTCCTCGCGCCGGCTGTCCGCTGGGAAGCGCTACCCGGAAGTGGCTGTGGCGGTTGCCATGGAGACTGCGGCCTAGCGGGGCCCGCCATGTCCTTTAAGCGCGACGAGAGCGACCCGGGGCCGCTCGGGGCGCTGCAGGTAGGGCCGGcaccccccgggacccctccccggACACCCCCCGGGCACCCCCGGCACCGCCgggcccagccccggcctcccccgccACCACCGGCCTCACCCCCGGGCCGCGGCCTGAGCCCCGCGGGTCCCCCTGAGGCCTTCTCTACGTCCTCCCTCAGGCCTTCCCTGGGTCCCCCCCGAGGCCTTCCCTGGGTCCCCCTTTGTTCCTTCGATGTCCCCAACCCTTCCCTTTATCCCTTTGTGTCCCCTCACCCTCCCCGCGGTGGCCCCAACCCTTTCCTGAACTCCCCGGGGTggccccagcccttccctgggtcCCTTTGTGTCCCCTCAGTCCCTTCAAGGTCCCCTAGGTTCCTCCCCGGCCCCCCTTTGTCCCCTCAGCGCTTCCCAGGGCTGTCCGGTTTGGGCACAGTTTGGGGACAGTCTGGGGATGGTTTGGGGATGGTTTGGGGACGGTTTGGGCACAGTTTAGGGACAGTTTGAGGCCAGTCCGGTGCCGGGGGTGACCGTGCTGGTGGCCCTGTGTTCCCAGAGGCGCCGCGTGGCCGAGCTGCTGGCCAGCGCCATCCCCGAGGACGAGGCGCTGCTGCTGCGCGATGGCAGGTGAGggtcccccggtgtccccggtgtccctcggtgtccccagctgtccctgagtgtccctgcgctgtccccaggctggcgTGCTCGCTGTGTCCCCAGCGCCCCGTGTGTGACACCCTGCAGACGCTGCTGCTGCACCGCGCGGGCAGGAAGCACCTGGACAGTGAGTGATGGTGGCCCTGCCACCTGTGCCGTGCCACCTGTGCCGTGCCACCTGTGCCGTGTCACCTGTGCCGTGTCACCTCTgctgtgtcacctgtgctgtCGTCTGCCCCTGTTCCCTCACTTCGTCCCCATGTcctggtccctgtcccctgaCAGTGTTCCTGCCTGTCCttttccccctgtccctgtgtccctgttcctgtctccgtgtccccatccctgtcccctcactgtgTCCCCATCTCCTGTGTCCCAGACCTGCTCCGTTCCTTCGGGcggccccgctgtccccaggtgaCCCCCGAGGGACCCCAGGTGACCCCGCAGGAGGCCCCAGGTGTGCAGGTGGGTGTGGcctggctgggcgtggccccaaGGGTGTGACATCAAATGGGCGTGGTCTCCATGGGTGTGGTCTCCAAGTGGGTGGGCCCCATCCTGTCTCCCAAGTGGGTGTGGCCTATGTGGGTGCTCTGGGTGGGCGTGGCCTATATGGGTATGTGGTTTCCATGAGGGCGTGGCCTCGGGGCATGTCCCAAGTGGCCATGGCCTGGATGTGTGGGGGTGTGGTCGTGGAGGGCGTGGTCTGCGGTGGGCGTGGCCTGCGGTGGGTGTGGCTCAGTGGGCGTGTCCTACAGGCCCCGCTGCTGGCCCGGACGCGCCGCCTGGCCCGGAGCGCTCTGCTGACAACGGCCCCGTAcaacagctgctgcaggagagacaGGTGAGGAAATGGGGTAAAAACGggcaaaaatgggcaaaaatggggaaatgctgAGAACGGCCCCGTAcaacagctgctgcaggagagacaggtgaggaaatgggggaaaaacgggcaaaaatgggcaaaaacGGGGAAATGCTGAGAAACGGCCCCGTAcaacagctgctgcaggagagacaggtgaggaaatgggggaaaaaacgggcaaaaatgggcaaaaatggggaaatgctgAGAACGGCCACatacagcagctgctgcaggagagacaGGTGAGGAAATGGGGTAAAAACGggcaaaaatgggcaaaaacGGGGAAATGCTGAGAACGGCCCCGTAcgacagctgctgcaggagagacaGGTGAGGAAATGGGGTAAAAATGGGCAAAAACGGGGAAATGCTGAGGACGGCCCCGTACAACAGCTGTTGCAGGAGAGACAGGTGAGGAAGTGGGGTAAAAACGggcaaaaatgggcaaaaatggggaaatgctgACAACGGCCCCGTAcaacagctgctgcaggagggacaggtgaggaaatggggaaatcggggaaaaaacgggaaaaatggggaaatggggcaAAATGGGGGAAAACCAGGGGAAGACACATGagggaaatgggggggaaatgggggaaatggttaATGGGAGAAAAACGGGGAAATGGGGCTGTGGGgggaaatggagggaaaatACAGGGGGAAATGGGGTAGATGGAGGAAATAGAGaaacagggggaaaatgggaaaagatgGGGAAAGATGGGaagaaaacagaggaaaaatgggagaagaTGGGAATGGAGCTCAGGGATATCAGGGCACAAatgggaaaaggtgggaaaGGGAGCCAGGGACAGCGGggaaagttctggaatgtttGGGGATTCACCCCCCTCTGCTTTCCCTCTCCCAGGacgaagggcagcagcagctcccgggCCGGGATCCCCGGGATGATCCCAAAGAATTCCCAGAGGCCGCCGGAGCCGTCACGGAACCCCGGGAACGCCGGGAATGCCGGGAACGCCGGGAATGCCGGGAATTCTGGGAACGCCGGGAATGCCGGGAATTCTGGGAACGCCGGGAATGCTGGGAACGCCGAAAGCCCCGCGCACAGAGAGGGTGAGCAGGCCCCGCCCGCCCAtccgggacccccgggacccccgggaaTTCCCAGTCCCGGTGTTCCGGCAGCCGCTCCCTCCTCCCGCAGGCGCTGCCCGGGACGGCCGgcggggaaggaaagggaattcCCAAAGTCCCAAAGAGGAGGGGCCGAGCCCCGAGCGGCTGCGGATCCTGCGGCACCACCTGCACCTGCGCAGGTGCGTCGGGAGCTGGGGGTtcggggggaaaaaatcccgaAAATGTCCCACAAAAATCCACACAAcatatcccaaaatatccccaaaaatacccacaaGAACTCCCAAAAgagccccaaaaaatccaaaaaaaggccccaaaaaaatcctcaaaaaaaccccaaaaatgttccacaaaaatccccacgaaaatccccacaaaatatgcccaaaatatcccaaggaattaaaaaaaaaaaaaaaaaaaatcccccagaaatccctaaaaaagccccaaaaaatccctaaaaaggccccaaaaaaatcctcaaaaaaaaccccaaaaatgttccacaaaaaatccccacaaaaatccccacaaaatatgcccaaaatatcccaaggaatttcaaaaaaaaaaaaaaaaaaactaaaaaatcccccacaaatccctaaaaaagccccaaaaaatcccaaaaaaggccctaaaaaatcccaaaaatgtcccacaaaaatccccacaaaataTGCCCAAAATATCCTAaggaatttcaaaaaaaaaaaaaaaaaaaacaaaaaatcccccccaaatccctaaaaaagccccaaaaaatcccaaaaaaggccctaaaaaatcccaaaaatgtcccacaaaaaatccccacaaaaatccccccaaaatatgCCCAAAGTATCCCCAagaattccccccaaaaaagccccaaaaaagccctgaaaactccagaaaaattcccaaaattcccccaaatccctgaaaacccccagctccctctccCTGTGTCCCAGCCGGGGCTGGCTCCAGGATCCCGCTGGGAATTGGGTCAAGGACGGCAACGCCGAGTTCGACTCCGACGAGGAGGAGCCGCCACCGCTGCCGCCAGCCTGAcgccccccggtgtccccaggtgtccccagagccccggGAATAaagtgggaattttttgggacgTTTTTGCACCATTTTTCCACTTTATTCCCAGCGGTTCCTGAGCTCGGGGGGGTTTTAGGATTTCTTCTGTTGGCGACCTGGGGgggagagaaaagggggggTCAGGGAtaggtgccagccctggggacacctggggacattgaggaGCTCCCTCTGAGGTGGGGTCAGCTCTGGGAGCCCCGGGTGACCcttggggaccttggggacattggggacgtTGGTGGCACTCACGGAGCTCGTTGTTGCGGGtgagggcggcggcggcgcgcgcCCGCGGGCCCTGCAGGGTGAAGGTGTAGCCGAACCTCAGCAGGGAGGGACACTGCTCCAGGGTGGCTGCCATGGCCATCTCCACCGTGTCCCCGAGGCGCTGGCACtgcggggacattggggacacggTCAGTGGCACTGTCACAGCCCCATCTCCACCGTGTCCCCGAGGCGCTGGCACTGCGGGGACATTGGGACACCATCGGGGACACGGTCAGTGGCACTGTCACACTGCTCCAGGGTGGCTGCCATGGCCATCTCCACCGTGTCCCCGAGGCGCTGGCACtgcggggacattggggacacggTCAGTGGCACTGTCACAGCCCCGTCTCCACCGTGTCCCCCAGGCGCTGGCACTGCGGGGTTGGAGACAGGTCACTGTCACTTCCCttgctgtccccactgtcccccctgtccccactgtcccccctgtccccagtgtccccagtgtcacctggtTGTCGAGGCGGATCTCGCTCAGGCTGTGGCACCGCCCCAGCGCCGCcagggcagtgtcactgtgtccccactgtccccagtgtcccccactgtccccagtgtcccccattgtcacccctgtccccagtgtccccagtgtcacctggtTGTCGAGGCGGATCTCGCTCAGGCTGTGCCACTGCCTgatggctgccagggcagtgtctctgtccccattgtcccccattgtcacccctgtccccattgtccccagtgtcccccattgtccccattgtccccattgtcccccactgtcccccctgtcccctctgtccccagtgtccccagtgtcacctggtTGTCGAGGCGGATCTCGCTCAGGCTGTGGCACCGCCCCAGCGCCGCCAGCAGCCGCAGCATCCCCGCGCTGGTGATGAAGTTGGACTCGAGGTtgaggctctgcaggctctggttGTGCTCCAGCATCTCGGCCACCGCCTGGGGACACCACGGTGGCACCAAGTTGGCACCAAATTGGCACCAAATGGCACCAAAAGGGCACCAAATGGCACCACAGTGGCGCCATGGGGACACTGCCCGTGGTGTCCCCGGGATGGGTGGACCCGTGcagggacacttggggacattcTGGGGACTCACGTTGGCCACCAGGTCGTTGCTGCGCGTGGCCACCAGGCTGAGGCTGCGCACGTGCGTGTTGGTCTTGATGGCGCTGCAGATGGCCTCGAGcgtggggacagggatgtccTGGGGACAGCCGGGGACACTCGGGGTCACCACGgggctggggtgtccccaggggctcAGGGAACGCCGGGGACACTCGGGGTCACCACGgggctggggtgtccccaggggctcagggacagccagggacactgagggacattgggacaccggggggctcagggacagggatgtCCTGGGGACAGCCGGGGACACTTGGGGTCACCACggggctggggtgggactgGCACCTTGGGGACCCAAGTTCAGGCTGCCCAGGCCCCCCCGGGGACGcgctggggacactttggggacggTGTCACCGCCGTGTCACCTTGATGTTGTTGAGGTTGACGTCCTGCAGCTCGGGGTCGTTGTCCTGCAGCCGCCGCAGCGTCTCGGCCACGTCCGTGGGGTTCGGGGGCTCGTCCGGCACCGGGCGGTACCGGTCCGGCTGCACCACGCCTGGGccgggacacggggacagcgtggggacagtgcggggacatggggacacccaccgtggggacagtgtggggacagtgtggggacattgtggggacatggggacacccaccgtggggacagtgtggggacagtgtggggacatggggacacccaccatggggacagtgtggggacatggggacacccaccatggggacagcgtggggacacagaggggacagcgcTCAGGGACACACGAGTTTGATCCCCAAATGCTGCCCAACCACCCCGTAGAGGCACTTGtcctctgtccccatccctgtccccattgtcactCACTGTTGatgccctgtccccatgtccccgtctccgtccccatccctgtccccatgccccATGCCCcatgtccccgtccctgtccccgctgtcACTCACTGTTgatgccctgtccctgtccccatccctgtcccgtcgctgtccccgctgtcacTCACTGTTGATGCCCTCGGTGTTGCAGATGTTCCCGCTGCAGATGGCGTCGTAGTACTGCTTGTTACTCATCAGCGTGTACATGCCCAGGATGGCTGcggggacacggtgacactgggatactggggacaccgggggacactggggacaccgggacactggggacacagggccCCGCCGTCCCCACGGGGAGGTGGCACCGGGAGCCAGAGGTGGGGTTGGAGCTGCTTTAACTGAGGGGACACCGATGGGGAGAGGGACCgagtgtgacactgtgggacaatgtgtgtgacactggggtgtgtgtgacacagagacagggGTGACAGAGAGCTGTGGGACACTCGGGTGTGTGACagtgacatggggacactgtggcacTCAGGTGTGTGGCAGTGACACTCAGGTGTGTGACACTGACACGTGTGACACTCAGGTGTGTAGCAGTGACACTCAGGTGTGTGGCAGTGGCACAGTGACACGGTGGCACTCAGGTGTGTGGCAGTGACACTCAGGTGTGTGACACTGACACGTGTGACACTCAGGTGTGTGGCAGTGACACTCAGGTGTGTGGCAGTGACACTGACACAGTGACACTCAGGTGTGTGGCAGTGACACGGTGACACTCAGGTGTGTGGCAGTGACACTCAGGTGTGTGACACTGACACGTGTGACACTCATGTGTGTGGCAGTGACACGGTGACACTCATGTGTGTGGCAGTGACACGGTGACACGGTGACACTCAGGTGTGTGACACTGACACAGTGGCACTCAGGTGTGTGGCGGTGACACGGTGACACTCATGTGTGTGG is a genomic window of Zonotrichia albicollis isolate bZonAlb1 chromosome 30, bZonAlb1.hap1, whole genome shotgun sequence containing:
- the LYSMD1 gene encoding lysM and putative peptidoglycan-binding domain-containing protein 1 isoform X2, whose product is MAGSGGAGAAPREHRLQPGDTLQGLALRYGVTMEQIQRANRLYSSDSIFLRATLLIPGQRHGPGDTGGDSPGDTGGDSPGDTGGDTPGDIPGDSPGDTPGDGPGDGPGRSRRDLSASDFLRRLDAEIGRCKEAAALRLQGPGSSPAPAGGGPASPRVSPTVPASPRGARLGPRPLTRTPRAAALRDSEDEIFTL
- the LYSMD1 gene encoding lysM and putative peptidoglycan-binding domain-containing protein 1 isoform X3, whose amino-acid sequence is MAGSGGAGAAPREHRLQPGDTLQGLALRYGVTMEQIQRANRLYSSDSIFLRATLLIPGQRHGPGDTGGDTPGDIPGDSPGDTPGDGPGDGPGRSRRDLSASDFLRRLDAEIGRCKEAAALRLQGPGSSPAPAGGGPASPRVSPTVPASPRGARLGPRPLTRTPRAAALRDSEDEIFTL
- the LYSMD1 gene encoding lysM and putative peptidoglycan-binding domain-containing protein 1 isoform X1, with amino-acid sequence MAGSGGAGAAPREHRLQPGDTLQGLALRYGVTMEQIQRANRLYSSDSIFLRATLLIPGQRHGPGDTGGDSPGDTGGDSPGDTGGDTPGDIPGDSPGDTPGDGPGDGPGRSRRDLSASDFLRRLDAEIGRCKEAAALRLQGPGSSPAPAGGGPASPRVSPTVPASPRGARLGPRPLTRTPRAAALRDSEDEIFTL
- the SCNM1 gene encoding sodium channel modifier 1 isoform X4, which encodes MSFKRDESDPGPLGALQRRRVAELLASAIPEDEALLLRDGRPAPFLRAAPLSPGDPRGTPGDPAGGPRCAGPAAGPDAPPGPERSADNGPVQQLLQERQDEGQQQLPGRDPRDDPKEFPEAAGAVTEPRERREFWERRECWERRKPRAQRGRCPGRPAGKEREFPKSQRGGAEPRAAADPAAPPAPAQLPLPVSQPGLAPGSRWELGQGRQRRVRLRRGGAATAAASLTPPGVPRCPQSPGNKVGIFWDVFAPFFHFIPSGS
- the SCNM1 gene encoding sodium channel modifier 1 isoform X6 yields the protein MSFKRDESDPGPLGALQRRRVAELLASAIPEDEALLLRDGRLACSLCPQRPVCDTLQTLLLHRAGRKHLDNLLRSFGRPRCPQVTPEGPQVTPQEAPGVQAPLLARTRRLARSALLTTAPYNSCCRRDRTKGSSSSRAGIPGMIPKNSQRPPEPSRNPGNAGNSGNAGNAGNAESPAHREGAARDGRRGRKGNSQSPKEEGPSPERLRILRHHLHLRSSLSLCPSRGWLQDPAGNWVKDGNAEFDSDEEEPPPLPPA
- the SCNM1 gene encoding sodium channel modifier 1 isoform X11 encodes the protein MSFKRDESDPGPLGALQRRRVAELLASAIPEDEALLLRDGRLACSLCPQRPVCDTLQTLLLHRAGRKHLDNLLRSFGRPRCPQVTPEGPQVTPQEAPGVQAPLLARTRRLARSALLTTAPYNSCCRRDRTKGSSSSRAGIPGMIPKNSQRPPEPSRNPGNAGNAESPAHREGAARDGRRGRKGNSQSPKEEGPSPERLRILRHHLHLRSSLSLCPSRGWLQDPAGNWVKDGNAEFDSDEEEPPPLPPA
- the SCNM1 gene encoding sodium channel modifier 1 isoform X5, which encodes MSFKRDESDPGPLGALQRRRVAELLASAIPEDEALLLRDGRPAPFLRAAPLSPGDPRGTPGDPAGGPRCAGPAAGPDAPPGPERSADNGPVQQLLQERQDEGQQQLPGRDPRDDPKEFPEAAGAVTEPRERRECRERRECRERRKPRAQRGRCPGRPAGKEREFPKSQRGGAEPRAAADPAAPPAPAQLPLPVSQPGLAPGSRWELGQGRQRRVRLRRGGAATAAASLTPPGVPRCPQSPGNKVGIFWDVFAPFFHFIPSGS
- the SCNM1 gene encoding sodium channel modifier 1 isoform X8, whose protein sequence is MSFKRDESDPGPLGALQRRRVAELLASAIPEDEALLLRDGRPAPFLRAAPLSPGDPRGTPGDPAGGPRCAGPAAGPDAPPGPERSADNGPVQQLLQERQDEGQQQLPGRDPRDDPKEFPEAAGAVTEPRERRECRERRKPRAQRGRCPGRPAGKEREFPKSQRGGAEPRAAADPAAPPAPAQLPLPVSQPGLAPGSRWELGQGRQRRVRLRRGGAATAAASLTPPGVPRCPQSPGNKVGIFWDVFAPFFHFIPSGS
- the SCNM1 gene encoding sodium channel modifier 1 isoform X10, with the translated sequence MSFKRDESDPGPLGALQRRRVAELLASAIPEDEALLLRDGRLACSLCPQRPVCDTLQTLLLHRAGRKHLDNLLRSFGRPRCPQVTPEGPQVTPQEAPGVQAPLLARTRRLARSALLTTAPYNSCCRRDRTKGSSSSRAGIPGMIPKNSQRPPEPSRNPGNAGNAGNAESPAHREGAARDGRRGRKGNSQSPKEEGPSPERLRILRHHLHLRSSLSLCPSRGWLQDPAGNWVKDGNAEFDSDEEEPPPLPPA
- the SCNM1 gene encoding sodium channel modifier 1 isoform X7, which encodes MSFKRDESDPGPLGALQRRRVAELLASAIPEDEALLLRDGRLACSLCPQRPVCDTLQTLLLHRAGRKHLDNLLRSFGRPRCPQVTPEGPQVTPQEAPGVQAPLLARTRRLARSALLTTAPYNSCCRRDRTKGSSSSRAGIPGMIPKNSQRPPEPSRNPGNAGNAGNAGNAGNAESPAHREGAARDGRRGRKGNSQSPKEEGPSPERLRILRHHLHLRSSLSLCPSRGWLQDPAGNWVKDGNAEFDSDEEEPPPLPPA
- the SCNM1 gene encoding sodium channel modifier 1 isoform X1 — translated: MSFKRDESDPGPLGALQRRRVAELLASAIPEDEALLLRDGRLACSLCPQRPVCDTLQTLLLHRAGRKHLDNLLRSFGRPRCPQVTPEGPQVTPQEAPGVQAPLLARTRRLARSALLTTAPYNSCCRRDRTKGSSSSRAGIPGMIPKNSQRPPEPSRNPGNAGNAGNAGNAGNSGNAGNAGNSGNAGNAGNAESPAHREGAARDGRRGRKGNSQSPKEEGPSPERLRILRHHLHLRSSLSLCPSRGWLQDPAGNWVKDGNAEFDSDEEEPPPLPPA
- the SCNM1 gene encoding sodium channel modifier 1 isoform X9, which produces MSFKRDESDPGPLGALQRRRVAELLASAIPEDEALLLRDGRPAPFLRAAPLSPGDPRGTPGDPAGGPRCAGPAAGPDAPPGPERSADNGPVQQLLQERQDEGQQQLPGRDPRDDPKEFPEAAGAVTEPRERRERRKPRAQRGRCPGRPAGKEREFPKSQRGGAEPRAAADPAAPPAPAQLPLPVSQPGLAPGSRWELGQGRQRRVRLRRGGAATAAASLTPPGVPRCPQSPGNKVGIFWDVFAPFFHFIPSGS
- the SCNM1 gene encoding sodium channel modifier 1 isoform X3 — protein: MSFKRDESDPGPLGALQRRRVAELLASAIPEDEALLLRDGRLACSLCPQRPVCDTLQTLLLHRAGRKHLDNLLRSFGRPRCPQVTPEGPQVTPQEAPGVQAPLLARTRRLARSALLTTAPYNSCCRRDRTKGSSSSRAGIPGMIPKNSQRPPEPSRNPGNAGNAGNAGNAGNSGNAGNAGNSGNAGNAGNAESPAHREGAARDGRRGRKGNSQSPKEEGPSPERLRILRHHLHLRSRGWLQDPAGNWVKDGNAEFDSDEEEPPPLPPA
- the SCNM1 gene encoding sodium channel modifier 1 isoform X2; amino-acid sequence: MSFKRDESDPGPLGALQRRRVAELLASAIPEDEALLLRDGRPAPFLRAAPLSPGDPRGTPGDPAGGPRCAGPAAGPDAPPGPERSADNGPVQQLLQERQDEGQQQLPGRDPRDDPKEFPEAAGAVTEPRERRECRERRECREFWERRECREFWERRECWERRKPRAQRGRCPGRPAGKEREFPKSQRGGAEPRAAADPAAPPAPAQPGLAPGSRWELGQGRQRRVRLRRGGAATAAASLTPPGVPRCPQSPGNKVGIFWDVFAPFFHFIPSGS
- the TMOD4 gene encoding tropomodulin-4 isoform X3, which encodes MTPYRQELEKYRDIDEDKILQELSPEELAQLDAELAEMDPENVLLPAGLRQRDQTHKSPTGPLDRDALLQHLERQALEAEERQDLVPFTGEKKGKPFVPKAAAPALPREEQVTLEPELEEALANATDAEMCDIAAILGMYTLMSNKQYYDAICSGNICNTEGINSVVQPDRYRPVPDEPPNPTDVAETLRRLQDNDPELQDVNLNNIKDIPVPTLEAICSAIKTNTHVRSLSLVATRSNDLVANAVAEMLEHNQSLQSLNLESNFITSAGMLRLLAALGRCHSLSEIRLDNQCQRLGDTVEMAMAATLEQCPSLLRFGYTFTLQGPRARAAAALTRNNELRRQQKKS
- the TMOD4 gene encoding tropomodulin-4 isoform X1 gives rise to the protein MLRGRRGRQVPAAMTPYRQELEKYRDIDEDKILQELSPEELAQLDAELAEMDPENVLLPAGLRQRDQTHKSPTGPLDRDALLQHLERQALEAEERQDLVPFTGEKKGKPFVPKAAAPALPREEQVTLEPELEEALANATDAEMCDIAAILGMYTLMSNKQYYDAICSGNICNTEGINSVVQPDRYRPVPDEPPNPTDVAETLRRLQDNDPELQDVNLNNIKDIPVPTLEAICSAIKTNTHVRSLSLVATRSNDLVANAVAEMLEHNQSLQSLNLESNFITSAGMLRLLAALGRCHSLSEIRLDNQCQRLGDTVEMAMAATLEQCPSLLRFGYTFTLQGPRARAAAALTRNNELRRQQKKS
- the TMOD4 gene encoding tropomodulin-4 isoform X2, which translates into the protein MLRGRRGRQVPAAMTPYRQELEKYRDIDEDKILQELSPEELAQLDAELAEMDPENVLLPAGLRQRDQTHKSPTGPLDRDALLQHLERQALEAEERQDLVPFTGEKKGKPFVPKAAAPALPREEQVTLEPELEEALANATDAEMCDIAAILGMYTLMSNKQYYDAICSGNICNTEGINSVVQPDRYRPVPDEPPNPTDVAETLRRLQDNDPELQDVNLNNIKDIPVPTLEAICSAIKTNTHVRSLSLVATRSNDLVANAVAEMLEHNQSLQSLNLESNFITSAGMLRLLAALGRCHSLSEIRLDNQCQRLGDTVEMAMAATLEQCDSATDRVPDGVPMSPQCQRLGDTVEMGL
- the TMOD4 gene encoding tropomodulin-4 isoform X4 encodes the protein MLRGRRGRQVPAAMTPYRQELEKYRDIDEDKILQELSPEELAQLDAELAEMDPENVLLPAGLRQRDQTHKSPTGPLDRDALLQHLERQALEAEERQDLVPFTGEKKGKPFVPKAAAPALPREEQVTLEPELEEALANATDAEMCDIAAILGMYTLMSNKQYYDAICSGNICNTEGINSVVQPDRYRPVPDEPPNPTDVAETLRRLQDNDPELQDVNLNNIKDIPVPTLEAICSAIKTNTHVRSLSLVATRSNDLVANAVAEMLEHNQSLQSLNLESNFITSAGMLRLLAALGRCHSLSEIRLDNQCQRLGDTVETGL